ATACCCATGTCTCCGGTAGCAAAGACATCCGTCTCTTCGGCCAGTTCCAGTGCCACGCCGATGCCTTCCTCCAGGGAGCGGACCGCCTCATCCCGGCTCATGGCGGGTCCCCGGGAGATGTCCCGCGTACCGGAGCCCACCCTCCGCGAGAGAATCCGTCCCTCCCGGGCCAGGTCTCCCAGGTCGCCGTCGACCCCCATGTCGACCACAACAACCCGGGCGCCCGCCAGGCGGGCCAGGACATTGATGGCCGCCCCGCCCCCGACGAAGTTGCGCACCATCTGGACCGTCACTTCCCGGGGGTAGAGGCTTACACCGGAGGCGGCGACACCGTGGTCCGCCGCCATGGTTACCACCGTCTTCCCGGCCACGGGAGGAGGCATCCGGCCCGTCATGCCCGCCAGGTCCTCCGCCAGATCCATCACCCGGCCCAGGGCCCAGTGGGGCATCGTCAGCTGCTCGAGGCGCCGCCGGGCCCGGGCGCGTGCTTCCGGATCGGCGGGAGCGATGCGGGAAAACGTCTGTTCAAGGATCGTCATGGGCACGCTATAAAGTCATTGGGGGAAACCGTCAAGGGAAACCGCCGCACCGGCCGGTCGGGACCTCATCCGTCCCGCCGCGAATCGCCGCCCTTGATCATTGCGGCGATCCCGCTGACCATCAGAACCACCCGGTCCGCCCCCCGGGCGACGACCTGGTTGCACCGTCCGGCCAGATCCCGGAAACGCCGGGAAAGGGCGTTGTCGGGGACGATCCCCATGCCGACCTCGTTGGTCACGAAGATCACCGTCCCGGGAAGATCCGCACAGGCCCGGAGTACCTCCCGGCACCGCGCCTCCATTTCGTCCTCCGACAAACCGGAGGATCCGGCCGGACCGGCGGGCGCATTCACGGCTGCCGTCCCTTCCGCCCGATCGGACCGGAGCGTCTCCTCGTACAGCAGGTTGTTCACCCAGAGGGTCAGGCAGTCCACCAGGACGACGCCGCTGCCGGCGGCCCGGCGAAGGGCCCCGGGCAGATCCACCGCCTCCTCGAGGGTGATCCAGCCGGTCCCCCTTGCCCGCTGATGCCGCCGGATCCGCTCGGCCATCTCCTCGTCGACGACGGGGCAGGTGGCGACAAAGGTCCGCTTCCCCGCGATGGATTCGGCCAGTTCCTGGGCGTAACGGCTCTTGCCGCTTCGGCTCCCCCCCGTGACCAGGACGATTTCCGCCATCAGAGCCTTTCCTCCATGGCCAGCAAGGATGTTCGCAGATCCTCCTTGGAAAAGACCTCCACGGAAAGCCCCCCCCGGTACTCCGCCAGGAAGGGCCGGAGCGTCCGCCACGCCTCCTCCGGTACGGCGGCGGCGCTCCGATGGTCCCGTCCGTCCATCAGGCCGTGCAGATGGATCATCTCCACCCTCCGCTTCATCACATCGAGCGCTATGGCGAGGTCTTCCCCGGCGGCCAGGATATGGCCCACGTCCAGGCACCAGGAAAGACCGGACTCCTCCACCAGCGGCCGGATCCATTCGAGGGGATAGCCCAGGTTCTCCACGACCGTCCGGGACCGGTCCAGGCCCCCCGCCAGCACGTCCCGGAGCGACAAAGCCAGGCGCTCCCGCCATCCGCCGAGGGAGCAAGGGCCGTCCAGACCGCCCTCTTCCAGGTGAAGGACCCAGACCGTCGGTCCGAGCGGCCGGGTGCGGTCGCAGAAACGAAGAATCGTCTCGCAGGCACGACGGCGTTCCGCCCCGTTGGCGGCTCCCAGTGACAGGCCCGTGGGCAGATGGATGTTGTACGTCAGGCCCCGCTCCTCCCCCAGGGCGCCCATCTCGGTGATCTCGCCGGGAGCGGGCAGGTTGTCCTCCCGGCCGCTCTCGAAGAGGACGATCTCCACCTCGTCCACCAGGGGAGCCAGGAAGCGGATGTTGGGCAGGATCGGGGCCGGCACGATGTAGGAGGTCGTGCCGAGACGAAAGGGATATCGGCCCTTCAGGGCGGGCCAGGCTTCGAGGGATGGATCCATTCGCGCTCCCGTTTCGGTCAGGATCAGGATGAGGAACAGAACATTCTTGCAGGATCTCTCGGCGGATGCTAAACACGGACCGACTTCCCATGTCAAGAGCCGCCGCCTTCATGAAAGAGAATCCTGCCCCGATGCACCGGTTCCTGCGGACCACTTTCCCCGGCATCGTAATTGCCATCCTTTTTGCATGGGTCTGCTTTTCTCCCTCCCCGGCGGGGGCGAATCCGCCGCAGCGGATCGTGTCCCTGGCGCCGAATCTGACGGAGATCCTCTTCGACCTCGGCCTGGGCGACCGGGTGGCCGGCGTGACCCGCTTCTGCGACTGGCCGGCGGCGGCCGGGAAAAAACCGCAGGTGGGAGGCTACACCAATCCGTCCCTGGAAGCGATCGTCGCCCTCCGTCCAGACCTGGTGGTCATGACCGATGAGGGAACACCGCGGGAGATCCACGACCGCCTTGTCCGCCTCGGGATCCCTGTTTACGTCTTCCGGGCGAAGCGACTGGAACAGCTTCCGCAGGCTCTGCGGGAGATCGGGCCCGCCGTCGGAGCGGAGGCAGCCGCGAAGAAGCGCGCCGCCGCCATCGAAGACGCGCTGCGCCGGCTTTCGTCACGGGCCGGGGAGAGGAAGGGAAACATCCGGACGGCGCTGTTCGTCATCCAGCCGGAGCCCCTGATGGTCGCCGGACCCGGCACCGTCATCGACGACGCCATGACCGTTCTGGGCGTGCGGAACATCGCCGCCGGGACGTCGGCTCCCTACCCGAAAATGAGCATCGAGGAGGTCTTCCACCGGTCTCCCGATGTGATTTTCATCGGCCGCGGATCCATGACCGGCGCCGGCGGTTCGAAACTGCTCCGCCAGTGGAGAGCCCTGCCGGCCGTCCGCATGGGACGGGTGTACGTCATGGGGGAAACTCTGTACCGCCTCTCGCCGAGGCTCCTAGAAGGAATGGAAGAAATGGCAAACCTGCTGGAACGTTCCGGCGGGTCCGCCGGAAAGAGGTAACGGGATGGACTGGCTGACTGCTCTGATTCTGGGGATCGTGGAAGGCATCTCCGAGTTCCTGCCGATCTCGTCCACGGGACACCTGATCCTCGCCTCCCAGCTGATGGGGCTCGGCCACACGGAGTTCCTGAAAAGCTTCGAGATCGCCATCCAGGTCGGCGCCATCCTCTCCGTGGTGGCCCTTTACTGGCGGCGCCTGCTCGTGGATTTCGAGACGATGAAAAAACTCGTTGTCGCCTTCCTCCCCACGGGCATCCTGGGCCTCACCCTTTACCGGGTGATCAAGACGTTCCTCCTCGGCTCGCCGAACGTGGTGCTGTGGTCCCTGTTCCTGGGGGGGATCTTCATCATCGCCTTCGAATACCTGCACCGGGAGCGGGAGGATGCGACGGAGGACCTATCCGGCATCACGTACCGGCAGGCCCTGCTGATCGGCCTCTTTCAGTCCATCGCCATGATCCCGGGGGTTTCCCGTTCCGCCGCCACGATCATCGGCGGGCTGTCCCTGGGACTGCGGCGGAAGACCATCGTCGAGTTTTCCTTTCTCCTGGCGGTGCCCACCATGCTGGCCGCCACGGCCTACGATCTCCTCAAGAGCGGTACAGCCTTCTCCATGGACCAGATGGGATTCCTGGCCATCGGCTTCGTGACTTCCTTCGTTGTGGCGCTCCTCAGCATCAAGTTCCTCCTTTCCTTCATCCAGACCCACACCTTCATTGCCTTCGGCATCTACCGGATCGCCTTCGTCGCCCTCTGGGTGCTGATCCTGTAAGCGTAGACCAGCAACAGCTTCCTCCCTGCGGCCGTCCGGCCGGGAGAAACATTCCCCCTTTACCCGGCACCGGAATTCGCCTACATATTCCGGGAAACCGCCTGAGAGGAGCTCATGAGCCAGCCGGAAGACAGCTTCGAAGTCCGCCTGATGCAGCCGGAAGACTCAGCCGGCACGGTATCGCTTTACCGCGCCACCTACGGGGACGCCTACCCGATCCGGGAGATCTACGATCCGCAGGCCCTCCTGCACCAGCAGGAAACGGGAGAGATGTACCACGTGGTCTGCCGGGCGAAACAAGGTCCCGTGGCGGGCCACTGGGGCCTCTACCGGACATCGGCGCCGTTCCCGGGCATTTACGAGGCCGGGCACGGGATGGTTCTGGCGGAATACCGGGGCCGGGGTCTGAACGACCGGATCGCCCGGTACACCCTCGAGACGCTGATCCCCCGGCTCGGCATCCCCGCGGTATGGGGAGAAGCGGTTGCCAACCACCTCTTCATGCAGAAGACCTGCGCGGTGTCCGGCTACAGCGAGACCGGGATTGAGCTGGACCTGATGCCCGCGGCCTCCTACGAGAAGGAGAAGAGCGCCTCCGGCCGGGTCGGCGCGGTCCTTGTGTTCAGGCTCTATCAAACCAGGGAGCAGACGATCCGCCTGCCGGCCCCGTATGCGGGACTTCTCCGGGAGCTTCATCGGGAGGCCCACGACGCACCCCACGTGTACCGGAACGCCCCCACGGACGCGCCGCCGGGAGGTCCGTCGGAGGTGCAATCCGTTGCCTTCGAGGGGGCGAACCTGGCCCGCCTGACGGTCCAGGCCATCGGATCCGACCTCCGGGAAATTGTAAAGGAAAGAGAGAAACTCCACGCCGGCGGCGGAGCGACGGTCTTCCAGGCCTACCTCCGACTGACGGACCCGGGGATCGGATTCGCCGTCCGGACCCTGCGTGGTTGCGGCTATTTCTTCGGAGGTGTTCTGCCCCGCTGGT
Above is a window of Syntrophaceae bacterium DNA encoding:
- a CDS encoding ABC transporter substrate-binding protein; its protein translation is MKENPAPMHRFLRTTFPGIVIAILFAWVCFSPSPAGANPPQRIVSLAPNLTEILFDLGLGDRVAGVTRFCDWPAAAGKKPQVGGYTNPSLEAIVALRPDLVVMTDEGTPREIHDRLVRLGIPVYVFRAKRLEQLPQALREIGPAVGAEAAAKKRAAAIEDALRRLSSRAGERKGNIRTALFVIQPEPLMVAGPGTVIDDAMTVLGVRNIAAGTSAPYPKMSIEEVFHRSPDVIFIGRGSMTGAGGSKLLRQWRALPAVRMGRVYVMGETLYRLSPRLLEGMEEMANLLERSGGSAGKR
- a CDS encoding sugar phosphate isomerase/epimerase produces the protein MDPSLEAWPALKGRYPFRLGTTSYIVPAPILPNIRFLAPLVDEVEIVLFESGREDNLPAPGEITEMGALGEERGLTYNIHLPTGLSLGAANGAERRRACETILRFCDRTRPLGPTVWVLHLEEGGLDGPCSLGGWRERLALSLRDVLAGGLDRSRTVVENLGYPLEWIRPLVEESGLSWCLDVGHILAAGEDLAIALDVMKRRVEMIHLHGLMDGRDHRSAAAVPEEAWRTLRPFLAEYRGGLSVEVFSKEDLRTSLLAMEERL
- the cobU gene encoding bifunctional adenosylcobinamide kinase/adenosylcobinamide-phosphate guanylyltransferase, encoding MAEIVLVTGGSRSGKSRYAQELAESIAGKRTFVATCPVVDEEMAERIRRHQRARGTGWITLEEAVDLPGALRRAAGSGVVLVDCLTLWVNNLLYEETLRSDRAEGTAAVNAPAGPAGSSGLSEDEMEARCREVLRACADLPGTVIFVTNEVGMGIVPDNALSRRFRDLAGRCNQVVARGADRVVLMVSGIAAMIKGGDSRRDG
- a CDS encoding undecaprenyl-diphosphate phosphatase; the encoded protein is MDWLTALILGIVEGISEFLPISSTGHLILASQLMGLGHTEFLKSFEIAIQVGAILSVVALYWRRLLVDFETMKKLVVAFLPTGILGLTLYRVIKTFLLGSPNVVLWSLFLGGIFIIAFEYLHREREDATEDLSGITYRQALLIGLFQSIAMIPGVSRSAATIIGGLSLGLRRKTIVEFSFLLAVPTMLAATAYDLLKSGTAFSMDQMGFLAIGFVTSFVVALLSIKFLLSFIQTHTFIAFGIYRIAFVALWVLIL
- the cobT gene encoding nicotinate-nucleotide--dimethylbenzimidazole phosphoribosyltransferase, producing MTILEQTFSRIAPADPEARARARRRLEQLTMPHWALGRVMDLAEDLAGMTGRMPPPVAGKTVVTMAADHGVAASGVSLYPREVTVQMVRNFVGGGAAINVLARLAGARVVVVDMGVDGDLGDLAREGRILSRRVGSGTRDISRGPAMSRDEAVRSLEEGIGVALELAEETDVFATGDMGIGNTTPSSALVSVFSGADAAEATGRGTGIDDGQLARKVAVVRQALDVNRPDPSDPVGVLAAVGGFEIGGIAGLILGAASRRKPVLVDGFISTAGALVAARLAPISTQYMIASHRSMEQGHRIALQALGKRPLLDLDLRLGEGTGAALAMNLVEAAVRILTEMATFEEAAVSRSPA